CAAAACAGGTGTGAACTTCATTATGCGAAAGCTTGGCAACCTGGCGAAACCCACCCAAGAGATCAAGGTCAACGATGAGGGAGAAATTTACATCAAAACAATCACTAGTAGCACCATCGGTAAATGGTCGGAGCTCACTTTCAAATTGGACCAGGAGTTTGATGAAAAGACAATAGATGGGAGACAAGTCAAGGTGAGGGATTTTTTTCCCCCCTCCCCATCCCCCCAAATCCCCTTCAATTCCAACAGATgtgacatattttttttaaagtgtcaCCATGGTTCtgagagatacatgtattttcactgGTCGTGGCaatgtgatgaaaatgaaatgcactGCAGTTTTATAGACTaaagaaatattgatttagcCCCGAGATGAATGATGATATTGTTCCAGATTGATTTAACCCTGTTTACACTTGCACAGCATTCCACGGTGTCATGAACTGTTTTTGTAAGCTCACTTCCAAGTATCAAGTACCAGACAAGTGCCAGGAGTGGAAGTGCTTCGAATGTCTCAAGTGacattgttattttgatgacCACATTCTTTCTACAAGTACAGTCTAGATTTTAGAGGTTACAGTTGTGATGATGAACTCTAGGAAGCCTCCTAGACACCATATCCAAAAGTATTACCACCTACCGGTCAATTTTGCAAAAAATATAATTCAAACTGCATTTAAAAAGCAATTTTTGTGTCGTCCTCCCAAAGGAAAATGGCTAGATGTGTTGTCTTAAAAACTTCTTTTCTCGTAACAActtatattttttcataatgCTACCGTATATGAACTCCTTTTACCCCAAAAAGGGACTTACTCATTTTGCTGTATGGGTCACAATCGCATAATTTTCAGACTGACAGAGCAGAATTATAGGAATGCTATGTCTGTGTAACAAAACAAAGCTATTTCTTCATATTTGTCTGGTAAAAAAGGAAAGGTTTAAGAAATATCTTCTTATCTAAATCATGTCAACCTTTCAGAGTTTGGTGACAAAGGAAGAAGAGGATTTTGTCCACACCCAGAATCCTTCAAATGGTGGACCAAAGACTATCATCAGAAGGCGTATTGAGGATGGAAAATACATTATGGTAAGATTGCTTGAAAAAGacaattggattttggaacatgAAAACCAGTGAGATGTACAGTCACTCACTCACCCACTCCGTAACTTGACATTTTTATGTCAACTGGGCCACCACATCTCACCAGCCCTTATGGTCCTGAGCTGCCAGTGTAAACACGTCTCTTACAACTCCAGCATGGATATTCTTCTGGCAAAAGATTCATTTATTCTGTATCTTTAGAGTGATTAATTCTTGCAACTACTTGCTTCTTTCATCTGTTCAACAACAAATTCTTTCACGAAAAAAATCCGGACATCAGCTAGATCCTTGATAGTGGACACTGTGCCAAGACATGTGTAAGACTGCCCAGAATATTTCTTTACCTTTGTTCATCTTCATCAAGAGTTTGTCTCACTTCTTTCAGAAACTCGAATGTGACGGCGAAGTTTGCACGCGAACGTATGTGAAGTCCAAGGCTGCGTAAAGCGCCCTTATATGGAAATTTGCTCTCTAGTCTATGGAGAAACACGATAGTCATTGGCTAGACGACTATTATCACTGGGATATATAATTTGATGAACGTTATTTTATCTTGCTTCAAGTactttacatgtaatgtatcttCAGATGTACATCGTTACCTATGAGATTTCATTGTAGCTTAATACTGGTACGCCTTTATCTCTTTTGATAAGCCTGCAGACTCTACTGGGGGAAAGCTTCTGCAGTGCTATTGTACTCAAGAAAGCAATTGATGATTTGAAGTACAAGAAACCGTTAACGCGCTCTTCTGGTGAAATCAAATTCTTGGAACCATTTTGTTCATCAGACTGCCCTCTATTGTCCAAAATCGAAAGCACAGCTGTATGTGGTAAATTACCACATAAATAACATAAATAAAGCAATAGGCcatcggagacaagaccacaattgattttttacgccttttagcagttaaattgtcaatgtttgaccgcgacgcatcaaatactgcgtggggttgtgaatctgaaatttagattatgttattccggacagtcgggcaagtaaatggtgaaaaataaactggtagttgaccacggaaattttttgataatcgacaaattagacagactttgatatttccactcttttcagccaactggcagaaaaaactcaaaacacgccccctctctattacccaattagcaaaattcgatattaattttttcatcaaataatttctttatatctgtagacttgccacagcaaatattttttcaatacctctccaaatatgtacttgagagttaaaaacatgcactcgtctaattgataggcctcgaccctccaacctatgaatattcattagtggtcttgtctcatcaacACTGCAATATCTCTGTGTAAGAACCCACGTATTGAAGTTTTGAAGCCAAATGTTTGTGAAATTGCTCCTCTTTTTTTGGCTCATTCTTGTATCTGCTCAATGTTTAAACCAAAGTCTGGCTTTGCCTGTCTGTTTTTCAATCTTACAACCTGCTGACTCTGTTTGCCTTTTGTAGTGATGTACTTGATCTCTAGTTTTGCTAAAAAGTGCATCTTACTATAAAACGAGTGGACATGTacttttgccaatattgtaTCATTGAGTTTCTGTGTATTGGTCGGTGCGTCCAAAAAAATCTGGTCAGTAAATTCAACGCATTGGGGCATCCTCATTTGGTGGACCATAAAAATGACCAAGTAAAATTGGAATATATTCGGCATCCTTACATACCAGACTTTGATAGCTTTTTAAAGTATGTTTTTTTTGTTCGCTCTGATTGGGTGCAATGCAAAGGTTTTTTTAGACCAATGTTACTGTGTAAATTCAGattggtactacatgtattgtatgatatTTGCTCACTGAGTCTGAGAAGTCATTTTATAGATTTAAAGTATAAAACCCACTTTCTTTCACTGAGAAGTCATTGAGATTTATACAAATAAAATTCACTTTCATCTCGACAGTATTTTTAAAATGGATACACCACCAGTCTTGTTTGGAAGTGTTCTTGTTTTACAAGTGTTCTTGTTTTACAAGTGTTCTTGTTTTACAAGTGTTCTTGTTTTACAAGTGTTCTTGTTTTACAAGTGTTCTTGTTTTACAAGTGTTCTTGTTTTACAAGTGTTCTTGTTTTACAAGTGTTCTTGTTTTACAAGTGTTCTTGTTTTACAAGTGTTCTTGTTTTACAAGTGTTCTTGTTTTACAAGTGTTCTTGTTTTACAAGTGTTCTTGTTTTACAAGTGTTCTTGTTTTACAAGTGTTCTTGTTTTACAAGTGTTCTTGTTTTACAAGTGTTCTTGTTGCAAAATCCTTTTGGTGCTAAAGCACAAGAATTCTCCCACCTTCACACGCCATCGTTTTACATAAAATGTTGTACACCAAATTTGTAAATGTGATAATGTGTCATGCGAAATTATACCGCTATGTTGGGAAGTTAGGACCTCTCATTCAGTGGTAAAACTGTTGTTGCATTTATTTTTGATCTGTTGTAAGACCATGTATTAATAAACCTGTTATAACCTTGCAAGCAATAACAACGTTATCTAAAAGAATCTCTTAATACG
This is a stretch of genomic DNA from Lineus longissimus chromosome 2, tnLinLong1.2, whole genome shotgun sequence. It encodes these proteins:
- the LOC135482624 gene encoding myelin P2 protein-like, giving the protein MNDFQGTWILESTDNFDGYMRKLGVNFIMRKLGNLAKPTQEIKVNDEGEIYIKTITSSTIGKWSELTFKLDQEFDEKTIDGRQVKSLVTKEEEDFVHTQNPSNGGPKTIIRRRIEDGKYIMKLECDGEVCTRTYVKSKAA